DNA from Halorarum salinum:
TCGCCGCCGGCGTCGCCGTGGGGTGGAGCCGGACCGCCGAACTCACGCTCGGAACCGTCGCGCAGGTGCTCCGGCCGGTGCCGCCGCTGGCGTGGATTCCGTTCGCCATCATCTGGTTCGGGCTCGACCACGCCAGCGCGGCCTTCCTCGTGAGCATCGTCGCCTTCTGGATCTCGTACTACAACGCCGAGGGAGGCGTCCACGGCATCGACCCGGAGCTGCTGGAGGTAGCCCGGTCGCTCGGGACGAACTCGGGCCAGGGGCTGATCCGGCGGGTCGTTCTTCCCGGCGCACTCCCGGACCTGTTCACGGGGTTCCGGACCGCGGCGGGCCAGGCGTGGATGGTGGTGGTCGCGGCCGAACTCATCGGCGCGCCCGGAATCGGACGGCACCTCTGGGAGGCGTCGAACTTCCTCTCGACTGACGTGGTCGTCGCCTACATGCTCGTCATCGGGGTGCTGTTCCTGCTCACCGACAGGCTGGTGCTGCTCGTCCAGCGGAGGGCACTCCGATGGCGCTGACGTCGGACGCGGGCCGGGAGGAGGCCGCCCCGGCGGTCGAGTTCGACGGCGTCTCGAAGGTGTACGATCCCGAGGGCGAGGCGCTTCGGGCCCTCGACGGCGTGGAGTTCGCGGTCGACCGCGGCGAGTTCGTCTGCATCGTCGGGCCGTCAGGTTGTGGCAAGAGCACCCTGTTCCGCATCGTCGCCGGCCTCGAGAACGCGACGTCGGGCGAGGTGACCGTGGACGGGCGGCCGGTCGAGGGGCCCGGCCCCGACCGCGGGATGGTGTTCCAGGACGACGCGCTGTTCCCCTGGCGGACGGTCCTCGGGAACGTCACCTACGGACTCGAGGAGGTGGGGACACCCGGTGACGACACCGTCGAGGGGCGCGCCCGTCACTGTCTGGACCTCGTCGGCCTCTCGGAGTTCGCGGACGCCTATCCGAAGAGTCTCTCGGGCGGTCAGCGCCAGCGCGTCGGCATCGCCCGCGCGCTCGCGGTCGACCCGCCGATCCTGCTCATGGACGAACCGTTCGCCAGCGTCGACGAGCGAACCAAGGCGACGCTCCACGCCGAACTGCTCGACATCTGGGAGGGAACCGAGAAGACCGTCCTCTTCGTCACCCACGACGTGGAGGAGGCCGTCTACCTCGCCGACCGCATCGTGGTGCTCACCGACCGCCCCGGATCGGTCGCGGAGCTCGTTCCGGTCGACCGGCCGCGGCCGCGCGACCGGACCGGCGAGGCGTTCACCGCGGTCGAGGATCGGGTGCTTTCGCACTTCCGCGACTGAGCGGCGGCGAACGGGAGCTTAATGCGGCTGGGCTCCACCCATCTGGTAGCACATGACGGGATTCTCTTCGCGCGTCGAACGGATCTCCATCAGCGGCATCCGCGAGGTGTTCGAGGCGGCCGGCGAGGACGCAATCAACCTGGGGCTCGGCCAGCCCGACTTCCCGACGCCGGCCCACGCGAGGGAGGCGGCGATCGAGGCCATCCGCGACGGCCGCACCGACGGCTACACGTCGAACAAGGGGACGCTCGAACTCCGCGAGGCCATCGCCGCCAAGCACGAGCGCGACCAGGACGTCGCGGTCGACCCCGGCGACGTCGTCGCCACCTCCGGCGGCTCCGAGGCGCTCCACCTCGCGCTGGAGGCCCACGTCGACGTCGGCGAGGAGGTCGTGATCCCCGACCCCGGGTTCGTCTCCTACGACGCGCTGACGAAACTCGCCGGCGGCGAGCCCGTTCCGGTGCCGCTCCGGGAGGACCTCACGCTCGACCCCGCGACCGTGGAGGAGGCCCTCACCGAGGACACGGCGGCGTTCGTGGTCAACTCGCCCGCGAACCCGACGGGGGCGGTCGCGAGCGAGGCGGACGTGCGGGAGTTCGCCCGCATCGCGCGCGAGCACGACGTGCTGTGCGTCTCCGACGAGGTGTACGAGCACTTCGTCTTCGACGGCACGCATCGCTCCCCGCTGGAGTACGAGCGCGAGAACGTCGTCGTCGTCAACGCCTGCTCCAAGGCGTACTCGATGACGGGGTGGCGGCTCGGATGGGTGACGGGCGCGTCGGACCGGATCGAACGGATGCTGCGGGTCCACCAGTACGCGCAGGCCTGCGCGTCCGCCCCGGCACAGTTCGCCGCCGAGGCGGCGCTCTCGGGCCCCCAGGGCGTCGTCGGGGAGATGCGCGACTCGTTCGAGCGCCGTCGCGACGTCGTCCTCGACGGCCTCGCCGAGGCCGGCCTCGAGTGCCCGACCCCGCAGGGTGCCTTCTACGCGATGCCGAGGGTCCCGGACGGGTTCGTCGAGGAGTGCATCGAACGCGGCGTCGTGATCGTCCCGGGCGAGGCGTTCGGCGCCCGCGGCGCGGGCCACGCGCGGATCTCCTACGCGACCGCCGAGGCGGACCTCCGGGAGGCGCTCGACGTCATGGGGGACGCGGCGTCGGCCGTTCGATAGGCGGCCGCCCCCGCCGGGCCGCCCCGACGGCCGGCGTACTGGACGCTTCCCGGTCGCTCACTGGAACATCCCGGTCGTCGACGCGCGCGACTGGTCGTCCCCGGAGGCCTGCTGGATGCGCTGGGCGAGCTGTTGGCGCTGCTCCATGATCTCGTCGGCGCGCTCGACCAGCGGGTCTGTGTCGATCTCCACGCCCGCGAGCGGCGCGATCCCGTCCCGGACGAGCACGTGTGCGCCCTCCGGGTCGGGGAACTTGGGGGTGGTCTCCACCATCAGCCCGCAGGCGTCCCGCCCGCGGTCCTTCGCGGCGCTCAACAGCGCGCCGGCCGGCCCGTGGATGAGGCCGTCGGCCGCCGGGCTCGACACGCCGGTCTCCTCCAGCAGGTCGCCCCCGTCGCCGGTCGCCACGCCGTAGAGTTCGGGGACGTCGTCCGGTTCGCGCTGTGTGGGGAGGCCGCTCAGGTACAGCGGCGTCGCGCCCACCTCGTCGAGCCAGTCGGTGAGCGCGGCCGCGAGCGCGTCGGCGTCGATGGTCTCGAGGGGCACGTCCCCGGAGAGCACGAGCAGGTCGTTCGCCTCGTCGACGAACAGCCGCACCGGCGAGTGCAGTTCGCGGTCGCCCTCGGTGAAGACGGCCGCCGAGGGGAGGTCCTCCCCCGTCAGCTCGCCGTAGTAGCGGGCGTCCGACTGGTCGCGGACGTGGTCGGCCGCGATCTTTCCGGCGAGTCCGACGCCGGGGAGCCCCTCCACGAGCAACGGGTTCTCGAGCGATGCGTCGCCCTCGGTCCTGACCTCGACCATACAGACGGTTCGGTCACTGGACGAAAAGAGCTACCGGCCAGTCCGTCGATTCACGGCCCGCCGGGTGCTCGGTTCGCCGTGGGGACGTCGTCCGCCGCCGGGCCGTCGTTCCACCACCGTCCGTCGACCGACCGGCGTCAGTTCGCCGTCGAGACGACCTTGATCACGTCGCCCTCCGCCAGTTCGTAGTCCTCGCCGATCCGGCGGTCCGTGCGGGCGTTCACCGCGTGGAGGTACCCGTCCCCGATGTCCGTGTGGACCGCGTAAGCCAGGTCGCGCGGGCCGCTCCCGCGGGGCAGGAGGAACGCGTCCGGGAGGACGTTCCCCCGCGCGTCGGTCCAGCGCGTCTCGTTCTGGACCGGGTACGCCGTAACCCGGTCGAGGAGGCCGTAGACGGCCTCGTCGAGGGCGGTCTGGACGCCCGTCCCCCCGAACTCGGCCATCACCTCGCGGATGCGTTCGAGCCCCGCCGCCTGCGCGTCGCTCACCTCGCCGACCACTTCGAAGTCCTCGTCGCCGGGGTCGTAGTCGACGACGCCGGCCTCGGCGGCCTTCCGCAGCGCGAGTTCCCCGTCGGCCGTGGTCGGGATCACCGGCTTGTCGGTCCCGCGGAGCCGTTCGACGTTCCCCTCCGGGGCGATGTCGGCCTTGTTCGCCACGAGCACGATGGGCTTCGTCCGCGCGCGCACCTCGCGCGCGAGGTGCTCACGGTGCTCGTCGGTCCACTGGATGGGGTCCTCCGGGTACTCCATCCCCCGGAGCACCGCCGTCACGTCGTACTCGGTCGCGCCGAACCCGGTGAGCAGTTCCGTCAGGGACTCGTCGACGTCGAAGTCCGGCGAGCGCGACTTCCGCTCGATCGACTCCCAGTTCCGGTCGACGATGCCGGCGAGCCACTGGTCCATCTCCTCCTCGACGAAGTCGACCTCCTCGACCGGGTCGTACTCGCCGACTTCGACGGGTTCCCCCTCGGCGTTCGTCGCGCCCGCGGCGTCGACGACCTGGAGGATGACGTCCGCGTCGGTGAGCGCGTCGAGGAACTGGTTGCCCAGCCCTCGTCCCTCGTGGGCGCCGGGAACCAGCCCCGCGACGTCGAGCAACTCGACCGCCACGTACCGCTTCCCGTCGCGGCAGTTCTCGTTGCCGCAGCGCTCCTCGCGGCTCAGGCACGGACACTCCGTGCGGACGTGGGTCACGCCGCGGTTCGCGTCGATGGTGGTGAACGGGTAGTTGCCGACGTCCACGTCCGCCATCGTGGCCGCCTTGTAGAACGTGGACTTACCGGCGTTCGGCTTGCCCGCGAGCGCGACCGAGAGCATGCCCCGGAGTAGGCCCCCGCCCGGAGAAGCGCCTTTCGGTCGGCGGCGACGAACCGCAACCCCCACGGGGGCGCGCCCCGAACCCGTCGCCGTGACTCCCCCCGACCGACGCCGGTTGGCGCGTCACGTGGCCGCGCGAGCGACGGCGGTCGTCCTCGCGCTGGCCGTCTCGGCCGGCCGGGCGGCGGCACACCCGGGCCACGACGGCGCGTCCTCGGAGCCGAGCACCTGGCTGGCGGTCGGACCGATCCTGCTCGGCGCCGTCGCGACCGCGACCGCGGCGGGGCTCCGGCGGGAGGGACTCGCATCCGGATGGGCGGCGCTCGCCGGCGTCGGACTCGGAGCGCTCCTGCTGGCCACCGGCCTGTACGTCCACCTGACCCGAGAACCCGACCTCGTTCACCGCTCGCTGAACAGGTGCCGCACCGCGGCCGCCGTCTCCCCCGTCCGCGCGTACTCGATGGCGAGCTCGTGGACCGAGAACGCGGTCCCCTCGAAGGTGGGGAGCCCGCGGGTCGCCGCGTACGCCCGGAGCCAGTCGTTGAGCGCCCCCTCGAGGAGCGACCGCTCGACGGAGGAGAGCCGAACGTCCTCCCGTCGACACCGGACGTACTCGGTGAGTAGCGGTTCGATCCCCTCGCCGACGGCGTCCGCGGGCGTCGCCGCCTCCGGGTCGAACTCCCGGCAGTCCCGCCGGGACCGCTCGGCGAGCGTCGTCACCGACCGCCAGCGGAGCGAGCGCCCCTCGGTCAAGTCGCCGTCCATACTGCCGAGAGGCAGTGTTCCAGTGACATAACTGTAGGTGGCTCCGGCCGACCTGTCGTCTCACGCGCCGATCCGCCGCCGGGATCCGGACGGCCGTGCTTTTAAGCGACGGCTCCCAATCGGGGGGCATGACCGCACTTTCGTTCGACGAGACCGGGGTCGACGTCGCCTACGAGGGGACCGAGTTCAGGCTCGAAAAGGAACTCGTCGAGGAGGCGACCGGGAAGCCCTACGTGGACGTGACCGACCACGAGGTGTTGAAGCTGATCGAGGAGGGGCCGTCCCTCTCCGGGGAACCGCGCCGCATCGGGGACATCCTGTAGCGCCCGACCGCGACCGTCCGTCTCTCGCGTACCGCCCACGCCGTGGCCGTCCCGTCAGCCGTCGACCGACGGGAACGTCTCGCGGTGGAGACGGCTCGTCACCTCGTCCGCGATCGTCCGGAGGTTCACGGTGTCGTCGCGGTTGTACGAGACGAGCGTCTCCAGGGCCGACTCGTCGCCGTCCTCGTACTCGTACCAGAGCCTGACGGCGTCCCGGCCGGTGACGTCCGGCCCCTCGCGGGCCACGCCGAGTTCCCGCTCGACGGGCTTGAGCCCGCCCGTGAGTTCGAGCGCCCGGCACGGGTACATGAGATCGAGGTGGGGCGTGTCCACGTCGAGGTCGAACGACGCCTCGAGGAACGGCGCGTCGAACCGTTTGCCGTTGAACGAGACGAGCAGGTCCGCGTCGTCCAGCCTGTCGCGGACGGCCTCGCGCGTCAGGTCGCGCCCGCGGACGAGCGTCGTCGTCCCGCCGGCGCCGTGGAACGTGACCGTCGTGACCCGGTCCCGGTCCTGGGAGAGCCCCGTCGTCTCGATGTCGAAGAAGCAGGCCGACTCCCGGAAGTTCTCGTAGAGCCGCCAGCGCTCGCCGCTCGGGAAGGCGGCGTCGAAGAACCGGGCGTCGCCGTCGTCCAGCCGCTCGGCCGCCTCGTCGATGAACGACTCGATGCGACCCGCGGTGGTGGCCCCGACTCCCCGGACGGAAGCACCGCCGAACTCGTCCCACTCGGTGACGCCGCTCTCCCACAGGCGCCGCTCGGTCGCCGTTCCGACCCCTCGAACCGGTATGAAGCTGTTTTCGATTCGCATTCGTCCTCCCACGCGACCGCGCGTGGCGTACTCGGAGCGTGGGTCCCTCTCGCTCGTAAACGTTCGGGACCGGCCCGGCGGCGGTGCCCCGACCGGCCGGCGCGGGACCGTCGGTGCTGGCCCCTCGTCCGCACCACGCGAGCGATGACCCGCTGGTCCTCGATCGTCTCCGACACGGGTGAACGTGCGCCGGGATTTCAGCATCGTCACGCACCGCGGTAGGGGTTCCGTATCACGTCGATACCCAAGAGTTCTCTCGGAAACGAAAAAATAGGTTGTGTTACCACAACACCAGCTTTCGAAGCGGCGAAGGAAAGCCGGAACGATACGCAAGGTATCGTTGCGTTTATGGATGCAGCTACGCCATTCGAACGCAGGTAACCCACATGACCGACGACGAACCCCGACGCGGCAACCATGACTGGTGGCCGAACCGACTGAACCTGACGGTCCTCGACCAGAACGCTCGCCGGAGCGACCCGATGGGCGAGGAGTTCGACTACGCCGAGGAGTTCGAGAAACTCGACCTCGACGCCGTGAAGGCGGACGTCGAGGAGGCGATGACGACGTCCCAGGAGTGGTGGCCGGCCGACTACGGCCACTACGGGCCGCTCTTCATTCGGATGGCGTGGCACAGTGCCGGCACGTACCGCACCAGCGACGGCCGCGGGGGTGCCTCCGGCGGTACGCAGCGCTTCGCGCCCCTCAACAGTTGGCCCGACAACGCGAACCTCGACAAGGCTCGTCGGCTGCTCTGGCCGGTGAAGCGGAAGTACGGCGACAAGCTCTCGTGGGCCGACCTGATCGTCCTGGCCGGGAACGTCGCCCTCGAGTCGATGGGATTCGAGACGTTCGGCTTCGCCGGCGGGCGCGAGGACGAGTTCGAGCCCGACGAGGCCGTCGACTGGGGGCCCGAGACCGAGTGGGAAGCGTCCGAGCGCTTCGACGACGGGGACGAACTCGAGGAGCCCCTCGCCGCCACCGTGATGGGTCTCATCTACGTGAACCCGGAGGGACCGGACGGCGAGCCGGACCCGGAGGGATCGGCGGAACGGATTCGGGAGTCGTTCGGTCGGATGGCCATGAACGACGAGGAGACGGCCGCGCTCATCGCCGGCGGACACACCTTCGGGAAGGTCCACGGCGCCGCCGACCCCGACGAGCACGTCGGCCCCGAACCCGAGGCGGCCCCCATCGACCAACAGGGCCTCGGCTGGGAGAGCAGCCACGGCTCCGGGAAGGGGTCCGACGCGATCACGAGCGGGATAGAGGGACCGTGGAACGCCACGCCGACCCAGTGGGACATGGGGTATCTCGACAACCTGCTCGACTACGAGTGGGAACCCGAGAGGGGTCCCGGCGGTGCGTGGCAGTGGACCACGAAGGACGGCGTGCTCCACGGGACGGCACCGGGCGCCGAGGACCCGTCGGAGAAGGAAGACGTGATGATGCTGACGACGGACGTCGCCCTGAAGCGGGATCCGGACTATCGGGAGATCGTCGAGCGCTTCCGGGAGAACCCGAACGAGTTCCGAGAGGCCTTCGCGAAGGCGTGGTACAAGCTCATCCACCGCGACATGGGCCCGCCGGAACGGTTCCTCGGCCCGGAGGTTCCCGACGTGGAGATGCTGTGGCAGGACCCCGTCCCCGACGCCGACTACGAACTGATCGGGGACGAAGCGATCGCGGAACTGAAAGCGGAGATCCTCGCGTCGGACCTGTCCGTCTCCCAGCTGGTCAGGACCGCCTGGGCGTCGGCGTCGACGTACCGGGACAGCGACAAGCGCGGCGGCGCGAACGGGGGCCGCATCCGCCTCGAACCGCAGAAGAGCTGGGAGGTGAACGATCCCGAGGAGCTAGAGACGGTGCTCTCGACCCTGGAGGGGATCCGGGAGGAGTTCAACGGCTCGCGGTCCGACGGGACGCGGGTCTCGATGGCCGACCTGATCGTTCTTGGCGGCTCCGCGGCCGTCGAGAAGGCCGCTGCGGACGCCGGGTACGACGTGTCGGTTCCGTTCGAACCGGGCCGCACCGACGCCTCGCAGGCGCGGACCGACGTCGAGTCCTTCGAGGCGCTCGAGCCGGAGGCCGACGGGTTCCGCAACTACCTCGGGGACGGGCACGACCGTTCGGCGGAGGAGCTACTGGTCGACAAGGCCGACCTCCTCGATCTGACGGCCGACGAGATGACGGCTCTGGTCGGCGGCATGCGCGCGCTGGGTGCGAACTACCGGGGGTCCGAGCTCGGCGTCTTCACCGACCGGCCGGGGACCCTGACCAACGACTTCTTCGTGAACCTGCTCGACATGGACTACGAGTGGGAAGCGGTCTCGGACTCGGAAGGCGAGGACATCGTGGAGTGGGAAGCGCCCTCGGACGCCCACGACGTCTACGAGCTGCGCGACCGTGAGACGGACGAACTCGAGTGGGCGGGCACCCGCGTGGACCTCGTCTTCGGGTCGAACGCCCGGCTTCGGGCCATCGCGGAGGTATACGGGTCCGGCGACGCCGAGGAGCGATTCGTGCGTGACTTCGTGGACACGTGGAGCAAAGTGATGGAGCTCGACCGTTTCGACCTCGAGTGATCCCGGTCGGGAGCCTCCGCGAGGCCACCTGGCGCTTCGGCGACCGCGACGTCCCGCGACCCGGCGCCACGTGAACGACTACTCCAGCCACACGCTCTGCAGTACGACGACCTGATCCCCGTCGGGGACGGGGTCCCCGGCGCCGACGTCGTCGCCGACCTCGTCGACCGACGCGGCGTCGCGACCCGGTTTCCGGCTCCTCCTTCGCGTTCCCGTTTCCTCGACGCGCGTACGAGCGCCGGCCGGTCGCGTCGGACGGGACGGACCCGACCGACGTGGTTATCCCGCCGCTCGCCCACTCCCGCACGGAATGGCGGACCGATCGTTGTGCACGCGGCGTCGGCTCCTCGGGGGGCTCGGCGCGGTCGGTACGGCCGGCGTGATCGGTCACGTCGCCCCCGGAGGGTCCCCCGCCCCCGACCGAGCCGGCGAGGCGGCTTCCACGAGCGAACGCGCGGCTGGCGGGCCCGACCGCCCCACGCCGGCGGTCGTCACCGACCGGGACGCGGGGACGACGTATCCGCTGGTGACGTACAACGACCGCACGGGCGAGTACGACGTCACGATGCCGGTGAACGTCCGCTTCGACCTGACCGGCTCCGCGTACGACCCGTCGGACGTACTGGACGCCGTCGGGATCGGCGACGGCTGGACGCAGGTCGTCGCGGCCGTGGGGGAGCACTGGCCGACGAAGGACGCGAAACCGCCCGAGGTCTGGTCCGGGGGGACGAGCGGACTCGTCCCGCCCGTCCGCAACTACCGGAAACCGATCGATCCCCTCGGACCGCGGCTCTGCCATCACCTGTACCTCTGGCCGGTCCGGAGCGGGGGCGAACTCGTCGGCGTCGCCGGTCAGGCGCACGTGGACGTCGGCACCGTCGCCGACCACGTCGGTGGAGGGTTCGACGAGGCCGCCGGGGCCGTGGCCTCGGTTTACTCGGCGGCGGGGTGGCGCGTGGTGGACGCCGACTTCGACTACGGGGTCTCCCCCGGACGGCTCGACTTCTGGGGGCCGACGGGCGACCGTTGGCTCCGTCCGCCGTGAACGCGGGCCGTGCGCCGAACCGGCGGCGCGAACCCGGACCGTCAGTCTCGAACCGTCCCGCGTTCCGGCCCCGGCGACGGTCAGTCGTCGTGGAGCCCGGCGTCCGGGTCGTGTGGCCGCTTTTCGGGCGTCGGCCCGTCGATGCTCGCCGACGTGTACCGGAGGATGAACGGCGTCGACAGGAACGACGCCGCCCACAGTCCGACGAGCAATCCGACGCTCGGATCGTCACCGTTCCGGAGGACGGCCGCCGCGAGGAGGAGCCCGACCCCTAGCTCGGGGAGCGTTTCGGCGACGCTCTCGGACCAACTGAACTCGCGGGACGTCTTCCGGGATGGTTTCCAGACCGTCGCGCCGAACAGGAGCGCGACCGTGACCCGGATGCTCATCCCGAGCACGACGAGCGTTTCCAGCGTCGCGGTCGCGAGGAAATCGCCGACCTCGCGACCGGCGGCGACGCTCCGGTGGAGAAAGACGAAGGCGAAGACCCCGGCCGCGAACGCGACGCTGGGGGCGGCGGCGGTCGCGACCCGCGACTCCACGGACGCGAGCAGGACCAGGCTCAGGAGGACCGGCGTCACGCCGTAGAACATGACCGGC
Protein-coding regions in this window:
- a CDS encoding ABC transporter permease, which translates into the protein MAQRTDSTWGNVPDAVWDLDDVHGLLLQVGALAAFVAVWWVVALASPARILPEPPAVARVLASDVASGQLFLLVGQSLRHYVPGLLVGSGLGIAAGVAVGWSRTAELTLGTVAQVLRPVPPLAWIPFAIIWFGLDHASAAFLVSIVAFWISYYNAEGGVHGIDPELLEVARSLGTNSGQGLIRRVVLPGALPDLFTGFRTAAGQAWMVVVAAELIGAPGIGRHLWEASNFLSTDVVVAYMLVIGVLFLLTDRLVLLVQRRALRWR
- a CDS encoding ABC transporter ATP-binding protein; this encodes MALTSDAGREEAAPAVEFDGVSKVYDPEGEALRALDGVEFAVDRGEFVCIVGPSGCGKSTLFRIVAGLENATSGEVTVDGRPVEGPGPDRGMVFQDDALFPWRTVLGNVTYGLEEVGTPGDDTVEGRARHCLDLVGLSEFADAYPKSLSGGQRQRVGIARALAVDPPILLMDEPFASVDERTKATLHAELLDIWEGTEKTVLFVTHDVEEAVYLADRIVVLTDRPGSVAELVPVDRPRPRDRTGEAFTAVEDRVLSHFRD
- a CDS encoding pyridoxal phosphate-dependent aminotransferase, translating into MTGFSSRVERISISGIREVFEAAGEDAINLGLGQPDFPTPAHAREAAIEAIRDGRTDGYTSNKGTLELREAIAAKHERDQDVAVDPGDVVATSGGSEALHLALEAHVDVGEEVVIPDPGFVSYDALTKLAGGEPVPVPLREDLTLDPATVEEALTEDTAAFVVNSPANPTGAVASEADVREFARIAREHDVLCVSDEVYEHFVFDGTHRSPLEYERENVVVVNACSKAYSMTGWRLGWVTGASDRIERMLRVHQYAQACASAPAQFAAEAALSGPQGVVGEMRDSFERRRDVVLDGLAEAGLECPTPQGAFYAMPRVPDGFVEECIERGVVIVPGEAFGARGAGHARISYATAEADLREALDVMGDAASAVR
- a CDS encoding proteasome assembly chaperone family protein — its product is MVEVRTEGDASLENPLLVEGLPGVGLAGKIAADHVRDQSDARYYGELTGEDLPSAAVFTEGDRELHSPVRLFVDEANDLLVLSGDVPLETIDADALAAALTDWLDEVGATPLYLSGLPTQREPDDVPELYGVATGDGGDLLEETGVSSPAADGLIHGPAGALLSAAKDRGRDACGLMVETTPKFPDPEGAHVLVRDGIAPLAGVEIDTDPLVERADEIMEQRQQLAQRIQQASGDDQSRASTTGMFQ
- a CDS encoding redox-regulated ATPase YchF, translated to MLSVALAGKPNAGKSTFYKAATMADVDVGNYPFTTIDANRGVTHVRTECPCLSREERCGNENCRDGKRYVAVELLDVAGLVPGAHEGRGLGNQFLDALTDADVILQVVDAAGATNAEGEPVEVGEYDPVEEVDFVEEEMDQWLAGIVDRNWESIERKSRSPDFDVDESLTELLTGFGATEYDVTAVLRGMEYPEDPIQWTDEHREHLAREVRARTKPIVLVANKADIAPEGNVERLRGTDKPVIPTTADGELALRKAAEAGVVDYDPGDEDFEVVGEVSDAQAAGLERIREVMAEFGGTGVQTALDEAVYGLLDRVTAYPVQNETRWTDARGNVLPDAFLLPRGSGPRDLAYAVHTDIGDGYLHAVNARTDRRIGEDYELAEGDVIKVVSTAN
- a CDS encoding DUF5800 family protein — protein: MTALSFDETGVDVAYEGTEFRLEKELVEEATGKPYVDVTDHEVLKLIEEGPSLSGEPRRIGDIL
- a CDS encoding ribonuclease H-like domain-containing protein translates to MRIENSFIPVRGVGTATERRLWESGVTEWDEFGGASVRGVGATTAGRIESFIDEAAERLDDGDARFFDAAFPSGERWRLYENFRESACFFDIETTGLSQDRDRVTTVTFHGAGGTTTLVRGRDLTREAVRDRLDDADLLVSFNGKRFDAPFLEASFDLDVDTPHLDLMYPCRALELTGGLKPVERELGVAREGPDVTGRDAVRLWYEYEDGDESALETLVSYNRDDTVNLRTIADEVTSRLHRETFPSVDG
- the katG gene encoding catalase/peroxidase HPI produces the protein MTDDEPRRGNHDWWPNRLNLTVLDQNARRSDPMGEEFDYAEEFEKLDLDAVKADVEEAMTTSQEWWPADYGHYGPLFIRMAWHSAGTYRTSDGRGGASGGTQRFAPLNSWPDNANLDKARRLLWPVKRKYGDKLSWADLIVLAGNVALESMGFETFGFAGGREDEFEPDEAVDWGPETEWEASERFDDGDELEEPLAATVMGLIYVNPEGPDGEPDPEGSAERIRESFGRMAMNDEETAALIAGGHTFGKVHGAADPDEHVGPEPEAAPIDQQGLGWESSHGSGKGSDAITSGIEGPWNATPTQWDMGYLDNLLDYEWEPERGPGGAWQWTTKDGVLHGTAPGAEDPSEKEDVMMLTTDVALKRDPDYREIVERFRENPNEFREAFAKAWYKLIHRDMGPPERFLGPEVPDVEMLWQDPVPDADYELIGDEAIAELKAEILASDLSVSQLVRTAWASASTYRDSDKRGGANGGRIRLEPQKSWEVNDPEELETVLSTLEGIREEFNGSRSDGTRVSMADLIVLGGSAAVEKAAADAGYDVSVPFEPGRTDASQARTDVESFEALEPEADGFRNYLGDGHDRSAEELLVDKADLLDLTADEMTALVGGMRALGANYRGSELGVFTDRPGTLTNDFFVNLLDMDYEWEAVSDSEGEDIVEWEAPSDAHDVYELRDRETDELEWAGTRVDLVFGSNARLRAIAEVYGSGDAEERFVRDFVDTWSKVMELDRFDLE